A region of the Leishmania major strain Friedlin complete genome, chromosome 19 genome:
AGCCATCCACACCCCAGgccacacgcacgagcaGCTGAGCGAacgagctggcgctgcagttGCCTAATAGGGCACAGCGAGCACCGTTGTTGTCCGACGACATGAGCTGTGTTTAAAGGGACGAAACGAACGAAAGAGAGAATGCCAGTAGCTCCTTCGATGGCCGTCACACCGGTGGTTCTGGATAATGGGACGGGCAACGTTAGATGCGGCTGTGCCGGCGTCTctccgttgccgctgctcctctgccccACCGTCCTGGGCCGACCGAAGATGCAAGCCGCCACCCCACTCTCCCGCATCGCAGACCCGCCTGCGACCTCGCTATCATCATCTTCTCACCTCGCGAAATCCTCGCTGTGCGCCCCAGTATTCAAGGGGctgacggcggtgcgtggCCTGGAAGGCATGCATCTCCATCGAGCACAGCCTCTTGAAAAGAAAGCTCTGTGCGGGGACGACCTTGTGGCGACGGGGGCGCTCGCCATGGTGGAGCAGACGCATCCGATGCGCAACGGCGTGATTCACAACATGGACGCCATGCAGGAGATCTGGGACTATGCTTTGTGCGAGCGGCTGCCAGCGCTGGTGGAGACATCTGGTGGGGGCACAGCCCGATGGCGGTATGAAGATGGCCTCGAGTGGCTGCAGGAGAGGCCCTTGCTGCTGAGCGAGCCACCGAATATGTCGCTTCGGCAGCGATGTGACCTTCTTGAACTGTTCTTCGAAAAATACGGCCTTTCAGCGATCCAGACAGTGCAGCAGGGAATCCTGTCGCTCTTCGCGAACGGCAccgagcgcggcgtcgtcgtcgagtGTGGCGAGGGGCTCTCCCACTGCACGCCGGTGTTCGACGGATTCGTGCTAGCGACCGCAcagcgcgtcgtcggcgtgGCTGGTCGCGCGGTGACCGAGCGCCTTGGGCAGGTCCtgcggcatcagcagccgcatcgaCGGTACCAGCGTCGTGTGCCAACAGGGTCTGGTACAAGCGCAATGTCGCATGCGTCTTGGCTCTTCCATGACATGAACACGCTCCAGCAGATCAAGGAGCGTTACTGCTTTGTGGCACGCCAGAAGAACGGCCTAGAGGATCGGCTGACGCGTGAGACGAGCGCTCTGCACCGCGATTGTGTGCTTCCGGACGGCACCTCCTGCCGCCTGGGGCCCGAGCGGTTCGCCGCGCCAGAGGTACTCTTCAACACGCAAGAGATCGGCCACGAGTCTGACGGCATCACCACGGCGCTGTGGAAGTCGATCGAGGCTGCCGACATCGACGTGCGTGCTGCCCTCTATGAGAACATCATTCTCTCCGGAGGGTCCACCTTGCTGCCAGGCTTtggggagcggctgcagcaggagaTGAAGTCCTTCTACTTGACGGAGAAGCTGAACGGCGACCCGGCACGCATGGCTTGGTGCCCGATCCGGGTGAAGgaaccgcagcggcggcaacacaTGGTATACATGGGCGGCGCCCTCCTTGCAGAGCTATCGCAGGATCAGCCAGAGAGGTGGTTGTCGCGGAGCGCCTACGGGGAAGGCGGCACCTCTGCGATCATCGCTCGCTACCATGCAACAGACTGATATCGAGCGTCGATTTGTGCGCTCGTTGttgccgcgccggcggcgccttGTTCCTCGGCCTGCTGGCCAAGGGCGCTgcagagaagagcggcagcacgtgCATCGCCCTGTGTTGTTGATCTTTTCGTGTTCTCGGACGACCGGAGGACACCCTCACATCGCAGGGTCCAGTGCCCACCCGTCGCAACTCTCTGTGCAGGCGAGCCAAGCAGCACCCCGATCTCCATCCCCTGCCAAGTGTcgagccgcttctgctggtgACAAGTGGAGGTTAGTGTTTTGGTGCAGGGGGCCGTGCTCAGGTCGCTGAGTTGGCGTCTTGCCGTaagcgcgtgtgtctcctgccgcctcgcgccacgcggatggggcggggtgggggtggggtgtggTGTGACGTTGGGCCTCGCGCTGCATGGCCGAGCGAGACAGAGATGCACTCAAACGGCAGCGCTAAGGCAAAGCACCACTTATATTTCTTACGTGACGcacgctctcctccccctctctttcaACTAAATCTTTTCTGCCGCTCGCGCCGTTTTGTGTGGCCTATCCCTTCTCTCGACCCGCTCGCGCCCTTTTCGTctgtgctgcgcggcaccgctccGCTGCAATACCTTCCACAGCAAACAATACAGAACACGCGTGTAGGGGCAAGGCACAGTCGCGTTGGTCAACGCAGCCGCCGTAACTGTTGcccgcaccccaccccttcaTGCATGGGTGCGCGTGGAAGACTCGCTTTTCTCTTATCCCGTATCTCCGGCGTGTCGGGGATGTACCGATGCGGTCGGAGCTTCCTCATCGTGAACCGCGCGTCGCTCTCCCGCCTTCCTTCTCGGCCACACTCCACCGGCCTCAACGTCTCATGCGGTCTGTCTTCGTTCGGTTTTCTGTCTGTTGCTCGCATATATACATGTTTTACTTCCCCGTGCGTCTCGTCGCACGGACGAGGAtggcgcgcgcacagagag
Encoded here:
- a CDS encoding putative actin-related protein 2, which gives rise to MHLHRAQPLEKKALCGDDLVATGALAMVEQTHPMRNGVIHNMDAMQEIWDYALCERLPALVETSGGGTARWRYEDGLEWLQERPLLLSEPPNMSLRQRCDLLELFFEKYGLSAIQTVQQGILSLFANGTERGVVVECGEGLSHCTPVFDGFVLATAQRVVGVAGRAVTERLGQVLRHQQPHRRYQRRVPTGSGTSAMSHASWLFHDMNTLQQIKERYCFVARQKNGLEDRLTRETSALHRDCVLPDGTSCRLGPERFAAPEVLFNTQEIGHESDGITTALWKSIEAADIDVRAALYENIILSGGSTLLPGFGERLQQEMKSFYLTEKLNGDPARMAWCPIRVKEPQRRQHMVYMGGALLAELSQDQPERWLSRSAYGEGGTSAIIARYHATD